gatctgtttctcgtatttaaaatttgacaaacagtgttataagaacggtatcaaaagacacgacactgtctcgcacTATAGagcggcacaatttttgtattagttGTATCGTAGagtctacttttataataaagttgcacactcttaaaaaataacttttgaaaatatataacaattttctgaaacttacttaaatatatatgttcatatctgataaatatatagttcgtacctgatcatacctgatcagatattaacatatacaataataccagatcatatatcctcagatctggccaatttccatatctgaccatatatggccattcatatatgatcatatatgatcagatatgaatattttttcccgggaaaGGAAAAATTCAGGAGATTAAATCAGCGCTGAGTAGCAgatttaaaatgaaagatcTAGGAGAACTACAATCCTTCTTGAGAATCAACATCAGAAGGACGAGTGACAAACTATTCATAAATCAAGCAGTATATATGCTCAGAAACTCCTAAAGCGTTTTGGCATGGAGGCGTCCAAACCAGCGAAAACTCCAATGGAAATAAAACTATCTGAAAATAACGCAGCAGAAGCCATCACAGACAAGTCGAGACCATACCGTGAACTCGTGGGATGCATCATGTATCTTATGTTGACCACAAGACCAGATTTGAGCACGGCTGTAAATTATTTCAGCCGATTTCAAGGTAATGCCACGGAAGCACACTGGAAAGGATTAAAGAGAATACTTCGCTATATTCAAGGCACCATGGAACTCGGCTTGCTCTACTGTAAAGGAGGGAAGAATCCACAGGTTGCCTGTTCCGATGCTGATTGGGGAGGAAGCTCCGATCGAAAATCTACGACTGGCTATCTGTGTAAAGTCTTTGGGAATACTGTCTGTTGGACAACGAAGAAGCAATCGACGGTGGCCCTATCGTCCACTGAGGCAGAGTACGTTGCTCTTGCAACGACAGCGACAGAACTGTTATGGCTAAAGAACCTGCTGGTCGATCTGGGCGTAAGCTGTGAGGAACCTATTAAAATCTACGAGGACAATCAGTCAACGATTCATCTTCTACAACAATGGGAACATAAACGCCTAAAACAcattgacataaaatataattttattcgagatctaaaagaaaataacgtcATAGATGTAATATACTTAAGTACAAAGGAA
This genomic interval from Temnothorax longispinosus isolate EJ_2023e unplaced genomic scaffold, Tlon_JGU_v1 HiC_scaffold_45, whole genome shotgun sequence contains the following:
- the LOC139824586 gene encoding uncharacterized protein, whose translation is MEASKPAKTPMEIKLSENNAAEAITDKSRPYRELVGCIMYLMLTTRPDLSTAVNYFSRFQGNATEAHWKGLKRILRYIQGTMELGLLYCKGGKNPQVACSDADWGGSSDRKSTTGYLCKVFGNTVCWTTKKQSTVALSSTEAEYVALATTATELLWLKNLLVDLGVSCEEPIKIYEDNQSTIHLLQQWEHKRLKHIDIKYNFIRDLKENNVIDVIYLSTKEQIADILTKALPYEQFNKLRMNLGLTNF